The Candidatus Mancarchaeum acidiphilum sequence CCTATGAGAAGCAGGGGTTTCCTACCTAATCTTTCCACATAGTATATTGCTATCAAAAACCCGACTATAACTGGTATCGACTCTGCCATTCCTGTAAAAACTACATAAAGATCGGCATAGTGGGAAGCTATCTCTGTGGAAAATATCAATGGTGAATATGTCCATATTCCATAGCTTATAACATTGTAGGAAAACCATGCCACCGCAATGAAAACAGAATATGCTAGGTATTTGCCTTTAAAAATATCGCTGAGCTTTGTTCCTCCTTTTTCCAATTTGGGCATCCGGCTTATTTTTAGTCCTGTGTCTTCTTTTATCTCTTCCTTCACGATTTTCTCTGCTTTCTTCCCATACCTGTATTCAACCCAGTACGGGCTTTCGGGTATCTTTTTCCTTGAGTATACTACTATCAATGGGAATATTGCCCCTATCATATACATGAAACGCCACGCATTAATCCCTGTAAAAAGAACCAGTGGCACTGCTATTATCAAAAATAGTATCGACCCTATCGAAAACGAAAATATATTTATTAGAAGATATCGGCCCCTTACCTTTTTTGGGGAAAATTCGGCTTGTATTGATGAACTGATAGGGTAGTCTGCTCCAATACCTATCCCAACAAGGAATTGGAATATAGAGAAAATAATGTAATTTGTCGATAATCCTGTCAAAAACAGGAATATTGAAACAATGATTAGGTCATAGATATAGATGTATCTCCTTCCGTAAAGATCTGCTATCTTTCCGAATATCATACTCCCAAAGAAAACCCCAAAAATAGAAGATATTCCCATTATTGAAATTTGATAGCTTGATAGGTTCATTACTTTAATCAAATATAAAAGAGCATATGAGAATACTGTTAGAGTATAACCATCCACCATAATCCCAATCGAAGAAAGGATGGTAATTTTCTTCAACATGGGCGTTTCTGGTAAATCCTCTATTGTATTGTAGACAGCCATTTAATATAGATGGCAGGTAAAAATATAAAAATGGTGCAATTGGTGAAGCGATTAAACTGTTTCCTCTAAGGGGACTAAAACATATAATTGTAGATAAGTATTTATTATTATACTAAAGTAAACTATTGTAAACTTTAGTATAGGGATTATCTTGGGTTCGATTCATAATATTGGTATTATAAAAAGGGTTATAGGTTTGCTTAAAGTGTTAACGATTCCGTTCATCCTGCTTACTGTTCTTATTTCCACTTATTCGAGTGCTTCTACCCTAAATAGCAGTACAATAGGGATTGTGTCCCAGTTAGGATACGTAAGGGGTTTGCTCTCCCAAATAGGCCCTCTATTGAGTGCAGTACTGTTTATATTGGCAGGTATATTCTATGCAGTGGGCCAGTTGATGACACCTGAGAAAAAAGCTTCATTCCATACCACTGCAATAAACCTAATAATAGGTGCAATAATTGTTGCAGTTTTAAGTTTTACCTCTACAACTTTGGCTACTGCCTCAACGCACTTCCTATCCAACTCTACATTAAAGTGACTATTCATGCTTGGGTATACTATAGACATTTATGCGTTAAGCATAATGATAGCGATAGGAGGGATATTGCTGGGCTTGGGCTATGCATTCAATGATCTTAACCTAAAGAGGTATGGGAAGAAGGAGCTGCTTGAATCTTTGGTAAACGGCATAATGATAGGGGCTCTTATATTGGCTTTTGGTCAAGGCGGTGTAATATACAATGCTATGGAATCAACAGTAACTTCGGTTTCGCCAGCTATTGGCTGTGGATCGATGTCCAATAACTATGCTATATGTTTTGCATATAACTTTCTTATAAATCCTGCTTACATATCAATAGATGGAAGGTCCTATCCATCCCTTATAGATGATTCGCTTGGCCTTCTTGTGCCTCTATCAACAATTTATACAATATTAGGCATAATAGGTTCAATGAGCTTCAGCTTGGGTGTTGTATCTATAACACTTCATTCGGTTATGGCGCCTCTTTTGAGTGTAGGCAGGGACATTATAGAGATACTGACCTTTGCAAATATCTCAATATACATGCAAGCAGCATTACTGAAAGTAATAGGTTTGATATCCCTTTCTTTATTAATGCCTATTGGGATAGTTTTACGAAGCTTTTATTTTACAAGGCGGTTAGGAGGATCAATAATAGCGCTTACCATAGGGTTGTTTGCGGTCCTGCCTATGATGTACCTATTAAATGCAGTGATAATATCAAATTACTCAACTGCATCTGCAGGTAGCATGGCAACACAATCGTTGGCTACAGCAACGGCTTTTGAGGGATCTATATTCTCTGATATAATTGGGAATTCGGCGGCAGGTATTGGAATCGCGTCATTTTATAGTTCACTTTCAGGCTTTGCCAAAGAGATGAACCAGTTTTTTGAATCCATAGTTGATGCCTTGGCCATTTTGATTATAGAAGTTGTCTTTCTTCCAGTACTGAGCATTATAATGACAATTATATCGACCAGGGAGCTTGCACGGATACTTGGCACTGAAATTTCATTTGGCAGATTTGATGTATTTTAGTGGTTTTATGAATTACGGCAGTTTAAATGAAAGCTTAATATATATTGTCCTGTTAGTCTTGAACTTCATATTGGTTTTGATTGCTGCTTTGGCCTTCAATCCAACACTTATAGCTTTGGCTCTAATCTTCCTTTTGCTTTCGTTTTTTATAATAAGGTTTTGGGACTATATAAATGCACTTATAATAAACCATTCAAATTTCATAGAATTATTCGGTGGATATGAGCTGGATTTAGCCTCTTCAATAGCTGTTTCTTCATCCAATGGCATATATAATGCAGTTTCTTTAGGGTATTTCAAATTTGATGGAAGTGATGAATTTGACCAGGATAAGATAGAATCAATCATAAGATCAAATCCCGTCCCGTTTAGGTTTGTAATCAATATTGAAAAAGTGAACCAAAAAAAGATCTTGGGCGACCTAAGAACAAAGAAGCACATCAAAGAGATAGAATTGGCCAACTTATCAAGGGAAAAGGATTTTGCAAAATCCAGCATTATAAGGCGTAAGATAGATGTTATCTCACAGGACATTGCGGATATCTCTTCCGGAACCTCTTTCAAGCTTGTGTACTATCTGATTGCCTACGGCAGTTCGGAGAACAAGTTCAGGGCTGAGACTATGGCAAGGGAGAACTTGGAAAAGATCTCGGCTAGTTTCAGCTCCGCGTTTAAATGCACCATGGAGAATTTGCATGGAAGCGATCTTGTCAGCTTCTTAAAGTTTGAATCGATGATATCCCATGATTTATGATAAATTTTATAATATCTCCAATTCGGTTTTGCTTGCGAAGCAGATAAAGATATCTGCAATGTCAGAATCTAAATTGTGCGAATTGCCCGGCAGTGATGGATTTTACGTAGGCAAAAGCTCAATATATAATTTGCCCTTTTTCATAAACTTTGACAAGCTTATGAACAAGCACATTATTTCACTTGGTATGACGGGCTCGGGAAAGACAAATCTGCTCAAGAACCTGATACTTAAGATCTTTGTTTATGAAACAAGCCCATCAATAACTATATTTGACTGGTCCGGCGAATACTCAGATATAACAAATTATACTGTTGGAATAAGGCATGATCTTAAAAGCCTTGGAATTAACCTTCTTGATCTTTATGGGACCGATCTATTCAAGCCCCTGGTCATTAATGCATTGGAGAACTTTTGCGGGCTTTCAAGCAATGACTGCAACGAGATTTATGATAAAATATCAAATGGATTGGGCAAAGGTAAACGGGATTTCAATGAAGGCATTTCAGGATTTTTTAGAAGAATCCGTAAACCAGGAGTTGGGAAGAAGGTTTTGGCCCTGGATCACTATAAACTATTTAACCAACACCCTGGCATTGACTTGAACGGTATTTTGGATAAATTCCTGTGCTTTGACTTATCGAGCTTGGATGAATTTGGGAAATCCAATTTTTCAAAGCTGCTTCTGCTCCTTTTAAAGCTTGAGATTTATAGGAAAGGGATAAGCACTGGAAAGACTAATTATTTGGTATTTGATGAAGCATGGAAGTATATTAAGGATGATTCAATATTGAATGGCCTTTTCAGGGAAGGGCGAAAGTATGGAGTAAGCCTGCTCATAGCTACCCAAATGGCTTCTGATGTATCGAATGAACTCCTATCAAATGCTGCTTCTGTCTTCATATTCAGGCTGCATAAGGAGGACTATAAAGTTCTGGGCAATTACGGAATTGATTCAAATAGGTTTAGCGGGATAACAGAGAATTTGGGAAGGGGGAGCTGCTTAGTCAGCCAGATATTGAAGGGAGGGACTTTTTCACAGGCTGTTATAAGTGATGTGAAACATTTCAATCTTTCTGATTACTTGTTGGTTTCAGGTGATAATATGAATTATATATCCAGAATCAGATTCAAAAATGCAGTCGAAAAGTACTGCACGAATTCAGGGAGCATCCTACGTTTTATGGAGGAGAATAGTAAATTGGATTTATCTAAATTAATAGAGAAGCTGATTTCTGATGGCAATGACCGGGTTGTGATTGTCACATTGCTGCGCTCTGTCGGTATTGACGATTTTGTTATAGCCTCGGGGTTCGACAATCTAAGATCCGTCTATTTTGAGTGATTTATATGCAATTTTCTTCATCGTTTATGGCAAAAGGTAAGCTGCTTACGGACTTTCATTCTTTATCCGAAGATATAAGCTACCTGCATCTATTCAAGATAAATAGTTATGGCACTTCACTTGACTATTCCATAGATATGAAAGGAGAGAAACTATCTCTTGTATTCTCTACGAACATGATATCGTATAGCTTTTATTACGACACTCTTTCAGATAACTATTACTTACTAAACTTTTCAAGGTTCATAAGGCTAATAAATTACTTGAAGAGGCATTACAGGATAGACTTTGAATCTGTCTATCCATACCTCTCAAATTCTATTAGCATAAAGCTTGACGAGGCAAAATTGGGCTATTTCAAGAGCGAACAAAAGGTAAAAGGCAACATTCTGGAATATTTGGATAACCTGTCTGAATCAAACTTTAACCTTAGCGAGAAATTGATACAAATCAACAGATACAATAAGGATATTTTAAGCGAGCTTTCGATTTATAAAAAATTTTCTCAAACTGTTGCCTCCAATCTCAGAAAGGCCAATTTTGAGAATGATAGCTTGGAGGAGGCGGCCAGCAGGTCATTTGGAATTGATATTAAATTGGCCCATGCAGTATTGAAATCGCTTGGTTACCTGTGATATATATGGACACCCGCCTGTTGCTTATAATATTTTTCTTGCTTCTTGCCACCTTAGTGCTTACAATGCATTATCTGACATATCTTCATATAAGCTATCTTATAGCAGGGCTTTTGGTGCTTGTCGGATCAGTGATACTTTCCAACCTTGGGAATGATGTGAATAGCTACAAGTATGATATATTTTATAGGGATAAGAGGACATTTAGGTTAACGGATCAATTTTTGGAGCGTGTTGGCATTTATAGGGACCAAAGGCCTATGAGATTACAGGATATAAGCGATATTTTGGAAAGGAACGCTGAATTGCCATTGGAGGATGGGTTTTCTAGGAAATTTGAATTAAAAAGTATGTTTTTTAGGAGAGGGTTTTTGATCTATGGAGACTTAGTTTTTGGCAATTATGGCCAAGTCAGGAAAAAGCTAATTGCAAAAATGGTATACGATAGGTCCATTTATGAACACTTTCTATCTTTCTCTGATATGGATAGAACGGTTGCATTGAATAAGGTATTTGACAATCTTGAGCTTGATAAAACCGCCGCAACCGATTCGAAATTTATATTTGTGCTTAATCCAGATGAACTGGAAAAGTTCAATTGCCTACTAAACCTCCCATATGCAAACAATTCCCTTTTGGCTTTAAGGATGGCATTTGGGGATGTTGAGGTGATAAGTTGATTATTTTGGATCTTTTCATTAAGGCTGCATATGCGATATCGTTTGAATTGATAAGTGCTTCCTCCGTTCTTTTATTCGTTAGTTTTAATGGCAGCAGAAAGCGCGAGCTTAGGCTTGGAATTGACATAGCTTATGGCAGCATGCTGCTTTTGACAATTGCGTTGTTTGTTGGGATGATACCGTGGCACTGAATATAACTAATGGGATATATCACCATAAAAAGGAAAAGAATCTTGTGGATTCCCTATTATTGGCCGTTTCCTTGGTCCTTCTCCTATTGCCTATTCCGGTAATCGCCTCAATCCTGCTTAGGCTAAATTTAACGCTGCTTGCCCTTATTTGGCTAATCGCAATCTATGTGGTGTCCTATGGTTACGTGAGAGTTGAAAGGTTGTATATACAAAGGAAATATTGGATAGCGGTAGTTGCAATGCAGTCTTTGGCTGCAATTATATTGGTGATGGCAATATGGTGAATGCCAGATTTAGTGTTGACTCTGTCCCGGATAATGGCATTGACGCGAGCCTTTTCTTTGATGCAGTTAAAGGAATTCCCTTCGCGATGGTGTTTGAT is a genomic window containing:
- a CDS encoding MFS transporter, which translates into the protein MVDGYTLTVFSYALLYLIKVMNLSSYQISIMGISSIFGVFFGSMIFGKIADLYGRRYIYIYDLIIVSIFLFLTGLSTNYIIFSIFQFLVGIGIGADYPISSSIQAEFSPKKVRGRYLLINIFSFSIGSILFLIIAVPLVLFTGINAWRFMYMIGAIFPLIVVYSRKKIPESPYWVEYRYGKKAEKIVKEEIKEDTGLKISRMPKLEKGGTKLSDIFKGKYLAYSVFIAVAWFSYNVISYGIWTYSPLIFSTEIASHYADLYVVFTGMAESIPVIVGFLIAIYYVERLGRKPLLLIGFLGAFITLIIFFFVNEYMVVGLLMTFGAFGMVHLFDNIGPSPMTYAYPVELFPTRIRGTAMGFATSISRLGSIVAIFSFPIIDSLYGLKTVVLCFAIFALIGFLISLKFAPETKDKSLR
- a CDS encoding ATP-binding protein, which encodes MIYDKFYNISNSVLLAKQIKISAMSESKLCELPGSDGFYVGKSSIYNLPFFINFDKLMNKHIISLGMTGSGKTNLLKNLILKIFVYETSPSITIFDWSGEYSDITNYTVGIRHDLKSLGINLLDLYGTDLFKPLVINALENFCGLSSNDCNEIYDKISNGLGKGKRDFNEGISGFFRRIRKPGVGKKVLALDHYKLFNQHPGIDLNGILDKFLCFDLSSLDEFGKSNFSKLLLLLLKLEIYRKGISTGKTNYLVFDEAWKYIKDDSILNGLFREGRKYGVSLLIATQMASDVSNELLSNAASVFIFRLHKEDYKVLGNYGIDSNRFSGITENLGRGSCLVSQILKGGTFSQAVISDVKHFNLSDYLLVSGDNMNYISRIRFKNAVEKYCTNSGSILRFMEENSKLDLSKLIEKLISDGNDRVVIVTLLRSVGIDDFVIASGFDNLRSVYFE